A part of Anolis sagrei isolate rAnoSag1 chromosome 3, rAnoSag1.mat, whole genome shotgun sequence genomic DNA contains:
- the MAB21L4 gene encoding protein mab-21-like 4 gives MAAKSPHWHSYLKVILSRENQRVEHFQKAENTLLIVLERVNAMDPRFTVEYSRNLEALEFALCAAEDEVTMQVPLCINADDLLIEECSGEQNGSETVNHGNCQMPGTCCIRVAKDDSHLKNWTQEDVFIVAETDESSGDIVPGKVLCLLKELLVAAIVHCKHHSLIRPGELSAEKLKDDDIQLPLLISSGWKMIRFNIVPVIRRKQNALKLSNCWQEKGFPQGSVNKVIQEAEFIPASYYHWRYCTNRPILKLVQIVSNLKGHYLDSLRLLVQVNYENWKEEGKKKGLTSHHLEMVLLWATHLFPSPEDWISLEGSVYRLLVVLLCCLVTKDLPHFLYPEQNLFQNDSVDLSNLYPKVENFACTPELFLKFRFATRGGNTYKQMDNGLKTLLHLPAEDKSYWNTAFFDMLLNKFQMYQIKDTERTTAMSNILSKTKKMVNNQH, from the exons ATGGCGGCAAAGAGCCCTCACTGGCACAGCTACCTTAAGGTGATCCTGTCCCGTGAAAATCAGAGAGTGGAGCATTTCCAGAAGGCAGAAAACACTTTGTTGATTGTCTTGGAAAGAGTCAATGCAATGGACCCCAGGTTTACAGTGGAGTATTCAAGAAACCTGGAAGCATTAGAGTTTGCCTTGTGTGCTGCAGAGGATGAAGTAACCATGCAGGTTCCCTTGTGCATTAATGCTGATGATCTCTTGATTGAGGAGTGTTCAGGGGAGCAGAACGGCTCTGAGACTGTTAACCATGGGAACTGCCAAATGCCAGGGACTTGCTGTATCAGAGTAGCCAAGGATGACTCTCACCTAAAAAACTGGACCCAAGAAGATGTATTCATTGTGGCAGAGACTGATGAATCCAGTGGTGACATTGTGCCAGGCAAGGTCCTTTGTCTCCTGAAAGAACTACTCGTTGCTGCAATTGTTCACTGCAAGCATCACTCCCTCATCAGACCAG GTGAACTTAGTGCTGAGAAGCTAAAAGATGATGACATACAGTTGCCTTTACTGATATCCAGTGGTTGGAAAATGATCCGTTTTAACATTGTTCCTGTaataagaagaaaacagaatGCTCTGAAACTCAGCAACTGTTGGCAAGAAAAGGGATTTCCACAAGGCAGTGTGAACAAAGTCATTCAGGAGGCAGAGTTCATCCCTGCTAGTTATTATCATTGGAG GTACTGCACCAATCGCCCCATCCTCAAACTTGTCCAAATTGTGAGCAACCTAAAGGGGCACTATCTGGACAGTCTCCGCCTCCTTGTCCAAGTCAACTATGAGAACTGGAAAGAAGAAGGCAAGAAAAAGGGGCTTACATCTCACCATTTGGAG ATGGTGTTGCTCTGGGCCACTCACCTTTTCCCTTCACCTGAAGACTGGATATCTCTGGAGGGGTCTGTGTATCGTCTGCTGGTGGTCTTGCTTTGCTGCTTGGTGACAAAAGATCTTCCCCATTTCCTGTATCCCGAGCAAAATCTGTTCCAAAATGACAGTGTGGACCTTAGTAATTTGTATCCTAAAGTGGAGAACTTTGCTTGCACTCCAGAGCTCTTCTTGAAATTCCGTTTTGCCACAAGAGGAGGCAACACATACAAGCAAATGGACAATGGTCTCAAAACCTTGCTTCATCTTCCAGCTGAAGATAAGTCCTACTGGAACACTGCCTTCTTTGATATGCTGCTTAATAAG TTTCAGATGTATCAGATTAAGGACACAGAGCGGACTACTGCTATGTCAAACATCCTGTCAAAAACGAAGAAAATGGTGAACAACCAGCATTGA